Proteins from a genomic interval of bacterium:
- a CDS encoding methyltransferase, whose amino-acid sequence MKLAALSLSTSLLVLASCATHDPPAVEPSGDFDAPPVLAPSGDFDAPPVLAPSGDFDGLAAAIADERRGDDTERDRYRHPEATLRFFDVQPNHTVAEYAPAGGWYMKILAPYVASEGRYVGVSFRGEQTGIERLEQALAGWDTGFPAQVEQMTGVPADRVAAYYTTDIPEDARGTVDRIVIPRMVHNLLRWNIADGELRGLRTLLKDDGLVGIVQHRAKPDSPWAYGDGNKGYLREADVIALMSVHGFVLVGKSEVNANPNDTADYEKGVWTLPPSLRLGDVDRDKYVAIGESDRATLLFAKAK is encoded by the coding sequence ATGAAACTCGCCGCTCTCTCCCTCTCCACCAGTCTGCTCGTCCTCGCGAGCTGCGCCACCCACGATCCGCCGGCTGTCGAACCGAGTGGCGACTTCGACGCTCCGCCGGTTCTCGCACCGAGTGGCGACTTCGACGCTCCGCCGGTTCTCGCACCGAGTGGCGACTTCGACGGGCTCGCCGCGGCGATCGCCGACGAACGGCGCGGCGACGACACGGAGCGGGATCGCTATCGCCACCCCGAGGCCACGCTCCGCTTCTTCGACGTCCAGCCGAACCACACCGTCGCCGAGTACGCCCCGGCCGGCGGCTGGTACATGAAGATCCTCGCTCCCTACGTGGCCTCGGAAGGTCGCTACGTCGGGGTGTCCTTCCGTGGCGAGCAGACGGGCATCGAGCGACTCGAGCAGGCCCTCGCCGGCTGGGACACGGGCTTCCCCGCACAGGTCGAGCAGATGACGGGCGTTCCCGCCGATCGCGTCGCCGCCTACTACACCACCGACATCCCGGAAGACGCCCGAGGAACCGTCGACCGGATCGTGATCCCGCGCATGGTCCACAACCTGCTGCGCTGGAACATCGCCGACGGGGAGCTGCGCGGCCTCCGCACGCTCCTCAAGGACGATGGCCTCGTCGGGATCGTGCAGCACCGCGCGAAGCCCGACTCGCCCTGGGCCTACGGCGACGGCAACAAGGGCTACCTGCGCGAAGCGGACGTGATCGCGCTGATGTCGGTCCACGGCTTCGTGCTCGTCGGAAAGAGCGAGGTCAACGCCAACCCGAACGACACTGCGGACTACGAGAAGGGCGTCTGGACGCTGCCCCCTTCGCTCCGGCTCGGAGACGTCGACCGTGACAAGTACGTTGCGATCGGCGAGAGCGACCGCGCGACCCTTCTCTTCGCGAAGGCGAAATAG
- a CDS encoding WS/DGAT domain-containing protein → MTEENDRTPPRQDPRPTHHDRPLGWGKSREMNAIEAMMWRGEADPRLRSTITSFGVLDCAPDWDRFVAACEWATRMAPRFRQKVVEPSFGLGTPRWVTDPDFDLHYHVRRIRPGGDATWRDAFECAEQFAMTPFDRSRAPWEVLLIEGLPEGRAAIVVKLHHSTTDGMGATQLFSELYSSQREHNPDKPQPAAPAPEWVRPADLLRQQLRDDAASSAAGLFRGAENLFGLMRDPAARVKEARELIESAGRVMSDGGVEGSPLLKERSMAWKFIALDLRFADLRAAAKTVGGTLNDAFLASLLGAFRLYHAKFGMEIDSIPMAIPISIRKADDPEGGNQFTGARFAGPVAIPDPAERMREIGAMVRNARGEPAMDAMGLIAPIVSRLPAAALGALSGTLTASNDLQASNVPGFREDFYVAGAKLERVYGFGPLPGCATMISMVSHGPLCCVGVNVDRAAVTDPEFFAQCLVDGFSEVLALADGAEAPVRRI, encoded by the coding sequence ATGACCGAAGAGAACGACCGAACCCCGCCCCGGCAGGATCCGCGCCCGACCCACCACGACCGTCCTCTCGGCTGGGGGAAGTCGCGGGAGATGAACGCGATCGAGGCCATGATGTGGCGCGGCGAAGCGGATCCACGCCTGCGGTCGACGATCACGAGCTTCGGCGTGCTCGACTGCGCACCGGATTGGGATCGTTTCGTCGCCGCCTGCGAGTGGGCCACCCGGATGGCACCTCGCTTCCGGCAGAAGGTCGTCGAGCCCTCTTTCGGGCTCGGGACCCCGCGCTGGGTCACGGATCCCGACTTCGACCTCCACTACCACGTCCGGCGGATCCGTCCGGGCGGCGACGCGACCTGGCGCGACGCCTTCGAGTGCGCGGAGCAGTTCGCGATGACCCCCTTCGATCGGTCGCGGGCGCCCTGGGAGGTCCTGCTGATCGAGGGGCTGCCCGAAGGGCGCGCCGCGATCGTCGTCAAGCTCCACCACTCGACCACCGACGGCATGGGGGCGACGCAGCTCTTCTCCGAGCTCTACTCGAGCCAACGCGAGCACAACCCGGACAAGCCCCAGCCCGCGGCCCCGGCGCCCGAATGGGTGCGCCCCGCGGATCTGCTCCGTCAACAGCTCCGCGACGACGCGGCCTCCAGCGCGGCCGGTCTGTTCCGGGGCGCCGAGAACCTCTTCGGGCTGATGCGCGACCCGGCGGCGCGGGTCAAGGAGGCGCGCGAGCTGATCGAGAGCGCCGGGCGCGTCATGAGCGACGGCGGCGTCGAAGGGTCTCCGCTCCTCAAGGAGCGCAGCATGGCCTGGAAGTTCATCGCGCTCGATCTCCGCTTCGCGGACCTGCGCGCCGCAGCGAAGACCGTCGGCGGCACGCTGAACGATGCGTTCCTGGCGTCGTTGCTCGGCGCCTTCCGTCTCTACCACGCCAAGTTCGGCATGGAGATCGACTCGATCCCGATGGCGATCCCGATCTCGATCCGGAAGGCCGATGATCCCGAGGGCGGAAACCAGTTCACCGGCGCGCGTTTCGCCGGACCGGTCGCCATCCCCGATCCTGCCGAGCGCATGCGCGAGATCGGCGCGATGGTGCGCAACGCCCGGGGCGAGCCGGCGATGGACGCCATGGGACTGATCGCGCCGATCGTGTCGCGTCTGCCGGCGGCGGCGCTCGGCGCGCTCTCCGGAACGCTCACCGCTTCGAACGATCTTCAGGCGAGCAACGTCCCGGGCTTTCGCGAGGACTTCTACGTCGCCGGCGCGAAGCTCGAGCGGGTCTACGGCTTCGGTCCGCTTCCGGGCTGCGCCACGATGATCTCGATGGTGAGCCACGGCCCGCTCTGCTGTGTCGGCGTGAACGTCGACCGGGCGGCGGTGACGGATCCGGAGTTCTTCGCCCAGTGCCTCGTCGACGGTTTCAGCGAGGTCCTCGCCCTGGCCGACGGTGCGGAGGCCCCCGTCCGGCGGATTTGA
- a CDS encoding glycerol-3-phosphate 1-O-acyltransferase, producing MTDRDSVSTQERFGDWPVGPGREVVFLLDAASALEERILHEWIDAHRPEGTPFAESDVVAIASTRRPERNRDSSGLDPILATRDDAYLAPLRVLWLPKVDPTEHEASLWDLLRLGDDRDPGRLRERFIRRFRPERCQVVAAEPATVAALRERWRAAAGTDLGETVGLSRFVSRQAALALDRAERRSRDARYKVARFLHEQILATPAFQGGLEKLARETGQSSASVRRAAQRYLKEIAAKHSPRMIDVFAGLSRSMATRGYDAVRYDRGRLAEIRALAQQHPVVFLPTHKSNVDHMVVFHLLHEDGLPPPHTAGGINMNFFPLGPLARRAGIFFIRRTFADNPVYKFVLRAYIDFLVEKRFPLEWYIEGGRSRSGKLLPPRYGMLSYVVDSFWRGKSDDVILLPISIAYDQISEVTDYSYEDRGGTKQAENAVWFAKYLARLGGEYGSIEISFGDPLSLREALGAPQGDALPLDDLAVPKLAFEVCARMNRVTPITPIALGMLALLGRGDRAMSVSEILFALRNLASFVSRRGLPTTAKLDFETEEDVQTTLDPLVRTGVLQRFDEGPELLYSIKDGQHLAAAYYRNTLIHFLLNGAIVEVALVSASEQDDGRRLEAFWEEAMRLRDLLKFEFFFSDKEVFAQEIESEIGFTSPAWKEEIIRPGGARDLLERIRPYHAHRTLRAFVDAYQIVADRLYMSGGEAVEDRADLLSDCLSWGKQYTLQRRIRSPESVSKVLLDNGIKLAENRGLMAGEGTAVEADRALFVEEVRDTIRRIRVVNALAQQRMAGALD from the coding sequence ATGACGGACCGGGACAGCGTGAGCACGCAGGAGCGTTTCGGCGACTGGCCGGTCGGCCCCGGGCGGGAGGTCGTCTTCCTCCTCGACGCGGCGTCCGCCCTCGAAGAGCGGATCCTCCACGAGTGGATCGATGCGCACCGTCCGGAGGGCACGCCCTTCGCGGAGAGCGACGTCGTCGCGATCGCCTCGACCCGCCGCCCCGAACGCAACCGCGACAGCAGCGGTCTCGATCCGATCCTGGCGACTCGCGACGATGCCTACCTCGCTCCGCTCCGCGTGTTGTGGCTCCCGAAGGTCGACCCGACCGAGCACGAGGCCAGCCTCTGGGATCTGCTCCGACTCGGGGACGACCGCGATCCGGGACGGCTGCGCGAACGATTCATCCGGCGCTTCCGGCCGGAGCGTTGCCAGGTGGTCGCCGCGGAGCCGGCGACGGTCGCTGCGCTTCGGGAACGCTGGCGCGCAGCGGCGGGCACGGACCTCGGCGAGACCGTCGGGCTGTCGCGCTTCGTCAGCCGGCAGGCCGCGCTCGCCCTCGACCGTGCCGAACGCAGATCCCGCGACGCGCGCTACAAGGTGGCGCGCTTCCTCCACGAACAGATCCTCGCGACGCCGGCCTTCCAGGGCGGTCTCGAGAAGCTGGCGAGAGAGACGGGCCAGTCCTCGGCGAGCGTTCGACGGGCCGCCCAGCGCTACCTGAAGGAGATCGCGGCCAAGCACAGCCCGCGGATGATCGACGTCTTCGCCGGTCTCTCGCGCTCGATGGCGACCCGAGGTTACGACGCGGTCCGCTACGACCGGGGTCGCCTCGCCGAGATCCGCGCGCTCGCACAGCAGCACCCGGTCGTCTTCCTCCCGACCCACAAATCGAACGTCGACCACATGGTCGTGTTCCATCTGCTCCACGAAGACGGTCTCCCGCCGCCCCACACGGCGGGCGGCATCAACATGAACTTCTTCCCGCTGGGCCCCCTCGCCCGCCGGGCCGGGATCTTCTTCATCCGCCGCACCTTCGCGGACAACCCGGTCTACAAGTTCGTGCTGCGCGCCTACATCGACTTTCTGGTCGAGAAACGCTTCCCGCTCGAGTGGTACATCGAGGGAGGACGCTCGCGATCCGGCAAGCTGCTGCCCCCGCGCTACGGGATGCTCTCGTACGTGGTCGACTCGTTCTGGCGGGGCAAGAGCGACGACGTGATCCTGCTCCCCATCTCGATCGCGTACGATCAGATCTCGGAGGTCACCGACTATTCCTACGAGGATCGCGGCGGCACGAAGCAGGCGGAGAACGCCGTCTGGTTCGCGAAGTACCTCGCGCGCCTCGGCGGCGAATACGGCAGCATCGAGATCTCCTTCGGTGACCCGCTCTCCCTTCGCGAGGCCCTCGGCGCGCCGCAGGGCGACGCGCTTCCCCTCGACGATCTCGCGGTCCCGAAGCTCGCGTTCGAGGTCTGCGCGCGCATGAACCGGGTCACGCCGATCACACCGATCGCCCTCGGCATGCTCGCCCTCCTCGGGCGCGGCGACCGCGCGATGAGCGTGAGCGAGATCCTCTTCGCGCTCCGCAACCTGGCGAGCTTCGTCTCACGGCGAGGGCTCCCGACGACGGCCAAGCTCGACTTCGAGACCGAGGAGGACGTCCAGACGACCCTCGACCCCCTCGTCCGGACCGGCGTCCTGCAGCGCTTCGACGAGGGACCGGAGCTGCTCTACTCGATCAAGGACGGACAGCACCTCGCGGCGGCCTACTACCGCAACACGCTGATCCACTTCCTGCTGAACGGCGCCATCGTCGAAGTGGCGCTGGTCAGTGCCAGCGAGCAGGACGACGGCCGGCGACTCGAGGCGTTCTGGGAGGAGGCGATGCGCCTGCGCGACCTCCTCAAGTTCGAGTTCTTCTTCTCGGACAAGGAGGTCTTCGCGCAGGAGATCGAGTCCGAGATCGGCTTCACTTCACCCGCCTGGAAGGAAGAGATCATCCGGCCCGGCGGTGCCCGGGACCTGCTCGAACGGATCCGCCCCTATCACGCACACCGCACGCTTCGCGCGTTCGTCGATGCCTATCAGATCGTCGCCGACCGGCTCTACATGTCCGGCGGCGAGGCCGTCGAGGACCGCGCGGACCTCCTTTCCGACTGCCTGTCCTGGGGCAAGCAGTACACGCTCCAGCGCCGGATCCGCAGCCCGGAGTCCGTCTCCAAGGTCCTGCTCGACAACGGCATCAAGCTGGCCGAGAACCGCGGGCTGATGGCCGGCGAAGGCACGGCGGTCGAGGCCGACCGCGCCCTCTTCGTCGAGGAGGTGCGCGACACGATCCGGCGCATCCGCGTCGTGAACGCGCTCGCGCAGCAGCGCATGGCGGGCGCGCTCGATTGA
- a CDS encoding patatin-like phospholipase family protein, producing the protein MANKERTPDVHEDEQLRLQRIETRVVEGLFEHPGVLSRPEEHRLRYAVVLAGLDRFQPGAAVKHGRSRHPEVRVRSRALKRLRAAVLGEIADALFRERKSLRAVEAASAALARQRALVDRARSEVLETHADDFSARHLDQEIGIKTLVNVAGGGGGSAWVYLGAWDVLQRAGIVPGYLVGSSMGAVLGLFRAAAKDVDFDTYSRIAKSIATEEIFRFVSLKTRFGFPGMARLYLSGAIGDPLRAMAGRPDGTALRLCDLAIPFDAVVAGIRPDALGETPEQYAASHHLHEDQRPAPLQMRAQIAVQLVRLVQFVNPRVAKEIVLGADEETVLFDAIDCVGFSAAIPGMLHYDMTRDDPTMDAALTSLLERENVVALVDGGVANNVPSGPAWRQVRDGRIGTRNAYYLAFDSLHPQFSPGHVWMQPLTRVLALQVAPNDRYAHRRIEFAPTLSPIDLIPPSERLDRAFAWGRRQMAAELPRIQKFFERVRWVAA; encoded by the coding sequence ATGGCGAACAAGGAACGGACTCCGGACGTCCACGAGGACGAGCAGCTCCGGCTCCAGCGGATCGAGACGCGCGTCGTCGAGGGCCTCTTCGAGCACCCGGGCGTGCTCTCGCGCCCGGAGGAGCACCGCCTCCGCTACGCCGTCGTGCTGGCGGGCCTCGACCGTTTCCAGCCCGGCGCCGCGGTCAAGCACGGGCGCTCCCGCCATCCCGAGGTCCGCGTCCGGTCCCGTGCCCTGAAGCGGCTTCGCGCGGCCGTTCTCGGCGAGATCGCCGATGCACTCTTCCGCGAGCGGAAGAGCCTGCGCGCCGTCGAAGCGGCCTCCGCGGCCCTCGCCCGGCAGCGCGCGCTCGTCGACCGGGCGCGGAGCGAGGTCCTCGAGACCCATGCCGACGATTTCTCGGCCCGTCACCTGGATCAGGAGATCGGCATCAAGACCCTCGTCAACGTGGCCGGCGGCGGAGGCGGTTCGGCGTGGGTCTATCTCGGCGCATGGGACGTGTTGCAGCGCGCGGGCATCGTCCCGGGCTATCTCGTCGGCTCCTCGATGGGCGCGGTCCTCGGCCTCTTCCGCGCGGCGGCGAAGGACGTCGACTTCGACACGTACTCGCGGATCGCCAAGTCGATCGCGACGGAAGAGATCTTCCGGTTCGTGAGCCTCAAGACCCGCTTCGGCTTCCCGGGCATGGCCCGGCTCTACCTCTCCGGCGCGATCGGCGACCCGCTCCGGGCGATGGCGGGCCGGCCCGACGGGACGGCGCTCCGGCTCTGCGATCTCGCCATCCCCTTCGACGCCGTCGTCGCGGGGATCCGCCCGGATGCCCTCGGCGAGACGCCGGAGCAGTACGCCGCGTCCCATCACCTGCACGAGGACCAACGTCCGGCGCCCCTCCAGATGCGCGCGCAGATCGCCGTTCAGCTCGTCCGCCTGGTGCAGTTCGTGAACCCGCGCGTCGCGAAGGAGATCGTGCTCGGGGCGGACGAGGAGACCGTGCTCTTCGATGCGATCGACTGCGTGGGGTTCTCGGCGGCGATCCCGGGGATGCTCCACTACGACATGACCCGCGACGATCCGACGATGGACGCGGCCCTCACGTCCCTCCTGGAGCGGGAGAACGTCGTCGCCCTGGTCGACGGAGGCGTCGCCAACAACGTTCCGAGCGGCCCCGCGTGGCGGCAGGTTCGCGACGGGCGAATCGGCACGCGCAACGCCTACTACCTGGCCTTCGACAGCCTCCACCCCCAATTCTCGCCGGGTCACGTGTGGATGCAGCCCCTCACGCGCGTGCTCGCTCTCCAGGTCGCTCCGAACGATCGCTATGCGCATCGCCGAATCGAGTTCGCCCCCACCCTCTCGCCGATCGACCTCATCCCCCCGTCCGAACGCCTCGACCGCGCCTTCGCCTGGGGGCGGCGCCAGATGGCCGCCGAGCTCCCCCGGATCCAGAAGTTCTTCGAGCGCGTGCGCTGGGTCGCGGCCTAG
- a CDS encoding lysophospholipase — protein sequence MTYSLSSMSRGDKGQCPAIHCWEPASSPEGVLVVAHGMGEHALRYARFAEAANDEGFVVYAIDHRGHGGTVRSEEQLGDFGPDGWRGVVDDLSALVDRVGEAHAALDVVLLGHSMGSFVVQHYLTESSDRIAAAALSGTTAVDLITASPPDPGVDTFTAMNAAFAPNRTAFDWLSRDPDEVDRYVEDPLCGFMVEGASVASMGEAAQVFSRAEAIAGVRPDLPIYLFAGDRDPVGANGQGVELVGSRYREAGVEDVVVRLYPEARHELLNETNREEVTSDFLAWARRFLRS from the coding sequence ATGACGTACTCGCTCTCTTCGATGTCGCGCGGAGACAAGGGGCAGTGCCCCGCGATCCACTGCTGGGAGCCCGCGTCGTCGCCCGAGGGTGTCCTCGTCGTGGCGCACGGCATGGGCGAGCACGCCCTTCGTTACGCGCGTTTCGCCGAGGCCGCGAACGACGAGGGCTTCGTGGTCTACGCGATCGACCATCGGGGCCACGGCGGGACCGTGCGTTCCGAAGAGCAGCTCGGGGACTTCGGCCCCGACGGATGGCGCGGTGTCGTCGACGATCTCTCCGCGCTCGTGGATCGCGTCGGGGAGGCGCACGCGGCGCTCGACGTCGTGTTGCTGGGCCACTCGATGGGCTCCTTCGTCGTGCAGCACTATCTGACCGAGTCGAGCGACCGGATCGCCGCCGCGGCCCTGTCGGGGACGACCGCCGTCGACCTGATCACCGCGTCCCCGCCCGACCCCGGGGTCGACACCTTTACGGCGATGAACGCGGCCTTCGCGCCGAACCGAACCGCCTTCGATTGGCTGAGCCGGGATCCGGACGAGGTCGATCGCTACGTCGAGGACCCGCTCTGCGGCTTCATGGTCGAGGGCGCGTCCGTCGCTTCGATGGGGGAGGCGGCGCAGGTCTTCTCGCGTGCGGAGGCGATCGCGGGCGTTCGTCCCGATCTGCCGATCTACCTGTTCGCCGGGGATCGCGATCCGGTCGGGGCCAACGGGCAGGGCGTGGAGCTCGTCGGGTCCCGCTACCGCGAGGCCGGCGTCGAGGACGTCGTGGTTCGGCTCTACCCGGAGGCGCGGCACGAGCTCTTGAACGAGACGAATCGCGAGGAGGTGACGAGCGACTTCCTGGCGTGGGCTCGTCGCTTCCTGCGGAGCTGA
- a CDS encoding HAD-IB family hydrolase: protein MPPLHERLTREIREGPSGSKVGAFFDLDQTLLAGFSAGAFMRERMLSGRTTPREVIDGLYGTLSFAAGRTGFSGLMSATTAAYRGLAESVLEEIGEEVFVKHLATKIYPESRALVEAHQQAGHTVAIISSATRYQAAPLARDMGIEHVLCTELEVENGIFTGEVVHPTCWGEGKADAARAIANREGLDLDESYAYTDSHEDLPLLDCVGRPRPLNPNRQLAQIAKERRWPVRRFESRGRAGWGDIVRTGLGYASLGPAVVAGATAGLLNGSMREAINVGSAVWGDLATSFSGVDIRVEGEENLWKERPAIFTFNHQSGLDAVIMMKLIRRDVTGVGKKELQSTPIMGPIFTAAGAVFVDRADTGKAIEALRPAVEALREGRSLMIAPEGTRSLTPRLGRFKKGAFHMAMQAGVPIVPVVIRNALDALPKDGTVIRPSTIEIVVLDPVPTDDWKVETIDDHIASVRRLYLDVLHQD from the coding sequence ATGCCCCCCCTCCACGAACGCCTCACCCGCGAGATTCGCGAAGGACCGAGCGGCTCGAAGGTCGGCGCGTTCTTCGACCTCGACCAGACCCTGCTCGCAGGCTTCTCGGCTGGCGCGTTCATGCGCGAGCGGATGCTGTCGGGACGAACGACGCCGCGCGAGGTGATCGACGGGCTCTACGGGACGCTCTCCTTCGCCGCCGGGCGGACCGGATTCTCGGGCCTCATGTCCGCGACGACCGCCGCCTATCGTGGTCTCGCGGAGAGTGTCCTCGAGGAGATCGGAGAAGAGGTGTTCGTGAAGCACCTCGCGACGAAGATCTATCCGGAGTCACGGGCGCTCGTCGAAGCCCACCAGCAGGCGGGACACACCGTCGCGATCATCTCGTCCGCGACCCGCTATCAGGCGGCTCCCCTCGCACGCGACATGGGGATCGAGCACGTCCTGTGCACGGAGCTCGAGGTCGAGAACGGCATCTTCACCGGCGAGGTCGTCCATCCGACCTGCTGGGGCGAAGGGAAAGCCGACGCCGCCCGCGCGATCGCGAATCGCGAAGGCCTGGATCTCGATGAGAGCTACGCCTACACGGACAGCCATGAGGACCTGCCGCTGCTCGACTGCGTGGGGCGTCCGCGCCCCCTCAACCCGAACCGGCAGCTGGCACAGATCGCGAAGGAGCGCCGCTGGCCCGTTCGCCGATTCGAGAGTCGCGGTCGGGCAGGGTGGGGGGACATCGTCCGAACGGGTCTCGGCTACGCGAGTCTCGGACCGGCGGTCGTCGCGGGCGCGACGGCCGGGCTGCTGAACGGCTCGATGCGCGAAGCGATCAACGTGGGCTCGGCGGTCTGGGGCGACCTCGCGACTTCGTTCTCCGGCGTCGACATCCGCGTCGAGGGCGAGGAGAACCTCTGGAAGGAACGGCCGGCGATCTTCACCTTCAACCACCAGAGCGGGCTCGATGCGGTGATCATGATGAAGCTGATCCGCCGCGACGTGACCGGGGTGGGCAAGAAGGAGCTCCAGTCGACGCCGATCATGGGGCCGATCTTCACGGCGGCGGGGGCCGTCTTCGTCGATCGCGCGGACACGGGCAAGGCGATCGAGGCGCTTCGGCCGGCGGTCGAGGCGCTCAGGGAAGGGCGCTCGCTCATGATCGCGCCGGAGGGCACGCGCTCCCTCACGCCTCGCCTCGGACGCTTCAAGAAGGGCGCGTTCCACATGGCGATGCAGGCGGGCGTGCCGATCGTGCCGGTCGTGATTCGCAACGCCCTCGACGCGTTGCCCAAGGACGGGACGGTGATCCGGCCTTCGACGATCGAGATCGTGGTCCTCGACCCGGTTCCGACCGACGACTGGAAGGTCGAGACGATCGACGATCACATCGCCTCCGTCCGACGACTCTATCTCGACGTCCTCCACCAGGACTGA
- a CDS encoding NAD(P)H-dependent glycerol-3-phosphate dehydrogenase, which translates to MNLKVSVLGAGSFGTTMAHVISRNTPTLLWCRRRETADEINRDHRNSAYLPDSPLADSLRATGDLEEAVLEADVVVMGVPSHGMRSTLEEVSKHIRPWVPVVSLAKGLEPGSHLRMTEVIREVLPDHRAGAMTGPNLAREIMAGFAAASVVAFEDVELARQLQSVLHSGVFRVYTNTDVIGCELGGALKNVIAIATGMGDGLGVGDNTRSAVITRGLAELTRLGVAMGGASATFAGLAGVGDLVATCTSQKSRNRFVGEQLGLGKTLDEIIADMNQVAEGVKTSAVVMELAERHGIEMPIAQEVHGVLYEGRTAEDAYAGLTRRVPGAEYDVN; encoded by the coding sequence ATGAATCTCAAGGTCTCCGTTCTCGGAGCCGGTTCCTTCGGAACCACGATGGCGCACGTGATCTCGCGGAACACACCGACGCTGCTCTGGTGTCGCCGACGGGAGACCGCGGACGAGATCAATCGTGATCACCGGAACTCGGCCTATCTCCCGGACTCGCCCCTCGCCGACTCCCTGCGCGCGACGGGGGATCTCGAAGAAGCGGTCCTCGAGGCGGACGTCGTCGTGATGGGGGTGCCCTCGCACGGGATGCGCTCGACCCTCGAAGAGGTCTCGAAGCACATCCGCCCCTGGGTTCCGGTCGTCAGCCTCGCGAAGGGACTCGAACCGGGCTCGCACCTGCGCATGACGGAGGTGATCCGGGAGGTCCTGCCGGACCACCGCGCGGGGGCGATGACGGGGCCCAATCTGGCACGCGAAATCATGGCGGGCTTCGCCGCCGCGAGCGTCGTCGCCTTCGAGGACGTCGAGCTGGCGCGCCAGCTGCAGTCGGTCCTCCACAGCGGCGTCTTCCGCGTGTACACGAACACCGACGTGATCGGATGCGAGCTCGGCGGCGCGCTCAAGAACGTGATCGCGATCGCGACGGGGATGGGCGACGGACTCGGCGTCGGCGACAACACGCGAAGTGCGGTCATCACCCGCGGACTCGCCGAGCTCACCCGGCTCGGCGTCGCGATGGGTGGGGCGAGTGCGACCTTCGCCGGGCTCGCGGGGGTCGGCGACCTCGTCGCGACCTGCACGAGCCAGAAGAGCCGCAATCGCTTCGTCGGCGAACAGCTCGGCCTCGGCAAGACCCTCGACGAGATCATCGCCGACATGAACCAGGTCGCCGAGGGCGTGAAGACGAGCGCAGTCGTGATGGAGCTCGCCGAGCGACACGGGATCGAGATGCCGATCGCGCAGGAGGTCCACGGCGTCCTCTACGAAGGGCGGACCGCCGAGGACGCCTATGCCGGGCTCACCCGACGGGTGCCGGGCGCCGAATACGACGTGAACTGA
- a CDS encoding nitronate monooxygenase, with the protein MSRPTLRTAFCGRVGIEYPVILAGMGPVAGTGEPVATGELVAAVSNAGGLGVLGGVAYSPDDLRSEIRKIKSLTDKPFGVDLLLSPNFLVPKPKDAVVPTAPRADQLPQSHRDAIARIAASLDIELLEAPPENEVLGQWIEPGKSWAGSQIEVLIEEGIPVFASGLGTPAVFADALKANGVTILSLVGTVKAARQVAADGADYVVAQGTEAGGHTGRIGTLALLPQVMEAVAPTPVIAAGGVAGGRALAGVLALGAEAAWCGSAFLVSNEANQPDLQKDRILAAAAEDTVVTRLYSGKTMRNVSNPLIEAWEREGLQALPMGAQGVLIRDLQYSVEQAGRNELLMNAAGQTSGMLNERRPAAEILEEMVAEAAEALDTQLKSRIQVAV; encoded by the coding sequence ATGTCCCGCCCCACCCTCCGCACCGCCTTCTGCGGCCGCGTCGGCATCGAATACCCCGTGATCCTCGCCGGCATGGGCCCCGTCGCGGGCACCGGAGAGCCCGTCGCGACCGGCGAGCTCGTCGCTGCGGTCTCGAATGCGGGCGGCCTCGGCGTCCTCGGCGGCGTCGCCTACTCCCCGGACGACCTGAGATCGGAGATCCGCAAGATCAAGTCCTTGACGGACAAGCCCTTCGGCGTCGACCTCCTCCTCTCGCCGAACTTCCTCGTCCCGAAGCCGAAGGACGCCGTCGTGCCGACGGCCCCGAGGGCCGACCAGCTCCCGCAGAGCCATCGCGACGCGATCGCGCGGATCGCCGCCTCCCTCGACATCGAGCTCCTCGAGGCTCCGCCCGAGAACGAAGTCCTCGGCCAGTGGATCGAGCCGGGCAAGAGCTGGGCGGGATCGCAGATCGAGGTCCTGATCGAAGAAGGGATCCCCGTCTTCGCCTCCGGCCTCGGCACCCCGGCGGTCTTCGCCGACGCGCTGAAGGCGAACGGCGTGACGATCCTCTCCCTCGTCGGAACCGTGAAGGCCGCACGACAGGTCGCCGCCGACGGCGCGGACTACGTGGTGGCCCAGGGCACCGAAGCCGGCGGACACACGGGCCGGATCGGCACCCTCGCGCTGCTGCCCCAGGTCATGGAGGCCGTCGCGCCCACGCCGGTGATCGCCGCCGGCGGTGTGGCGGGCGGTCGTGCCCTCGCCGGCGTGCTCGCGCTCGGCGCGGAAGCCGCGTGGTGCGGCTCCGCGTTCCTCGTCTCGAACGAGGCGAACCAGCCCGACCTCCAGAAGGACCGCATCCTCGCGGCCGCTGCCGAAGACACGGTCGTGACCCGGCTCTACAGCGGCAAGACGATGCGCAACGTGTCGAACCCGCTGATCGAGGCCTGGGAGCGGGAAGGCCTGCAGGCGCTCCCGATGGGCGCGCAGGGCGTCCTGATCCGCGATCTCCAGTACTCCGTCGAGCAGGCCGGTCGGAACGAGCTCCTGATGAACGCCGCAGGACAGACCTCGGGCATGTTGAACGAGCGGCGACCCGCGGCGGAGATCCTCGAAGAGATGGTGGCGGAAGCGGCCGAGGCCCTCGACACGCAGCTGAAGTCCCGGATCCAGGTCGCGGTCTGA